The following proteins are co-located in the Palaemon carinicauda isolate YSFRI2023 chromosome 30, ASM3689809v2, whole genome shotgun sequence genome:
- the LOC137623224 gene encoding uncharacterized protein isoform X4: protein MDPMYYHWWNNHNQHNSQNNWYMDPHKTGGGMNQPPPPAHNMPGPPQHPAATPQHPTTMAQNMPRPMQANYGMPPRPAHTGSPSSMSPKPTVSPTGHMVPNKPQNPTSLNPKPMVPGNVQQVQPPKPQQQQQQQMHPGVQIKPNPPPPGAMTNMQQMAKPNQGSVLPVVSSAGPKMASPVMQQSHPQMQQQQQQQQHQQQHQQVPKPPVSQNAGMPPKPLTTPPVSAPGASPQKPPPTQSLPAMPQQKPAQQNLAQAKPISTAIPSGATITPVAPKQSHTPAVSTPPSLQPLPPRPFNQTPATQKPQLPPQAKPNLPAASNSPVTVTPITNTPASVTPITNIPATVTPVSKPPQAVSTAKPAVNVPANTAAPSTTTTTTAAAAGASNPVASQALPPSVSVTPASAASAPAPAQTPATPATNPTPVSQTATPTALPVAASNTPKPMSTPTPVSTAPHTDSATPTPPTNTPAQKPAEPAKPEPVKPVEHIKASEPSKPSVDATKTPSTPSVNGVPVKSTVKPAAPTPAKAAEAAAESKPQSAPPAAPKPTPPVNKTIEGALHQKKESTLQSAKTAGESNEAKKNHTVPEGVAEVTPKKSRTPRQKRPAPSTPDDANDERRSKRSRHPASVFQSPSVNSLNRVRKNSEIAASPKSPQDKLILFFKNEHVAVRNAEGTFFLCQVVQNVYKNTKKIKIRWLTPTKEEDPKCDTYLPDYYDKTDFDCILTSVSLERQEKKMLKLKKEEFNRINNILQRAVDLEKGVITDKPKVDADHPDGLDLSLYTDENQLQRRKKRSPASKRKKKDDSSGESGVESEEPGDSEEEEEEDDDDDDETESPKQAAQTPSKRQRRGDKTPAKSKAATPAAAVPKTKRHQRTRNN from the exons GTGGAACAACCACAATCAACATAATTCGCAGAATAATTGGTACATGGATCCGCACAAGACAGGTGGGGGCATGAATCAACCTCCGCCCCCAGCTCACAACATGCCTGGGCCGCCTCAACACCCAGCTGCTACTCCTCAGCACCCAACCACTATGGCTCAGAACATGCCACGACCAATGCAGGCTAATTATGGCATGCCACCTCGCCCAGCACACACTGGGTCACCTAGTTCCATGTCTCCCAAGCCTACAGTTAGCCCTACAGGTCACATGGTGCCTAATAAGCCACAGAATCCAACCAGCCTTAACCCTAAACCCATGGTGCCTGGTAATGTCCAGCAAGTACAACCCCCTAAaccacaacagcagcagcagcagcaaatgcATCCTGGCGTACAGATAAAGCCAAACCCTCCACCACCAGGAGCAATGACCAACATGCAACAGATGGCAAAGCCTAACCAAGGCTCAGTACTTCCTGTGGTCAGTTCAGCTGGTCCTAAGATGGCATCACCTGTGATGCAGCAATCCCACCCTCAgatgcagcagcagcaacagcagcaacaacaccaacaacagcatCAACAGGTCCCTAAACCACCTGTATCACAGAATGCAGGAATGCCTCCTAAGCCATTAACAACCCCGCCTGTGTCTGCACCAGGAGCATCTCCCCAGAAACCACCACCTACTCAGTCACTGCCAGCAATGCCCCAGCAGAAACCGGCTCAGCAAAATTTAGCTCAGGCCAAGCCTATATCGACAGCCATACCTTCAGGCGCAACGATAACGCCAGTTGCCCCCAAACAGTCTCATACACCGGCAGTATCAACCCCTCCCTCACTACAGCCTCTTCCTCCCAGACCTTTCAATCAAACACCAGCAACACAAAAGCCACAGCTTCCACCCCAGGCTAAACCCAATCTGCCTGCAGCTTCCAACTCCCCTGTAACTGTTACTCCCATCACCAACACACCGGCATCAGTTACGCCAATCACTAACATACCAGCTACTGTAACTCCGGTTTCAAAGCCACCGCAAGCTGTTTCCACAGCCAAACCTGCTGTGAATGTGCCAGCGAACACAGCAGCAccgtctacaacaacaacaacaactgctgctgctgctggggcTTCAAATCCTGTTGCAAGTCAGGCATTGCCACCGAGTGTTTCGGTCACTCCAGCATCGGCAGCATCCGCACCTGCCCCAGCCCAGACACCGGCAACTCCAGCTACAAACCCCACTCCTGTTTCCCAAACAGCAACCCCAACTGCACTTCCTGTGGCTGCTTCAAACACACCCAAACCCATGTCCACTCCTACTCCTGTGTCAACAGCACCTCACACTGACAGTGCCACACCTACCCCACCTACAAACACTCCTGCACAGAAACCTGCTGAACCAGCGAAACCTGAACCTGTTAAGCCAGTAGAGCACATAAAGGCCTCAGAACCTAGTAAACCATCAGTGGATGCGACAAAGACTCCATCGACTCCTAGTGTGAATGGAGTGCCTGTCAAGTCTACTGTGAAACCAGCTGCTCCCACTCCAGCAAAGGCTGCAGAAGCAGCAGCTGAGAGCAAACCACAGTCTGCTCCCCCAGCAGCCCCTAAGCCAACCCCTCCTGTCAATAAGACTATAGAAGGAGCTCTGCATCAGAAGAAGGAATCCACCTTACAGAGTGCCAAGACTGCTGGAGAGTCTAACGAAGCTAAAAAAAATCATACTGTACCTGAAGGTGTGGCCGAAGTGACTCCAAAGAAGTCTCGGACACCCAGA CAGAAACGTCCTGCTCCTTCTACCCCTGATGACGCAAATGACGAACGCCGTAGTAAACGCTCGCGTCATCCTGCTAGCGTGTTTCAGTCTCCTTCTGTGAATTCCCTCAATAGGGTTCGTAAAAATAGTGAGATTGCGGCATCACCTAAATCTCCTCAGGACAAGCTTATCCTCTTTTTCAA AAATGAGCATGTGGCCGTCAGAAATGCGGAGGGAACTTTCTTCTTGTGTCAGGTGGTGCAAAATGTATACAAGAATACCAAGAAAATAAAAATCAGGTGGCTGACTCCCACTAAAGAGGAAGACCCAAAGTGTGATACATACTTGCCAGATTATTATGATAAAACAG ATTTTGATTGTATCCTTACGTCCGTAAGTTTAGAGCGCCAGGAGAAGAAGATGTTGAAGTTGAAAAAGGAAGAATTCAACAGAATTAACAACATTCTCCAGCGAGCAGTTGATCTTGAAAAGGGTGTAATAACTGACAAGCCAAAAGTTGATGCTGACCACCCTGATGGCT TGGACTTGAGCTTATATACAGATGAAAATCAACTACAAAGAAGGAAGAAAAGGTCTCCAGCGTCGAAGCGCAAGAAGAAAGATGATTCGTCTGGAGAAAGTGGTGTAGAATCTGAAGAACCTGGTGacagtgaggaggaggaggaggaggatgatgatgatgatgatg AGACTGAAAGTCCAAAACAAGCAGCTCAAACCCCATCCAAGCGCCAACGAAGGGGTGACAAGACTCCCGCTAAATCTAAGGCCGCTACGCCGGCAGCCGCAGTACCTAAGACAAAAA GGCATCAACGGACAAGAAATAATTAG
- the LOC137623224 gene encoding calphotin-like isoform X1 yields MDPMYYHWWNNHNQHNSQNNWYMDPHKTGGGMNQPPPPAHNMPGPPQHPAATPQHPTTMAQNMPRPMQANYGMPPRPAHTGSPSSMSPKPTVSPTGHMVPNKPQNPTSLNPKPMVPGNVQQVQPPKPQQQQQQQMHPGVQIKPNPPPPGAMTNMQQMAKPNQGSVLPVVSSAGPKMASPVMQQSHPQMQQQQQQQQHQQQHQQVPKPPVSQNAGMPPKPLTTPPVSAPGASPQKPPPTQSLPAMPQQKPAQQNLAQAKPISTAIPSGATITPVAPKQSHTPAVSTPPSLQPLPPRPFNQTPATQKPQLPPQAKPNLPAASNSPVTVTPITNTPASVTPITNIPATVTPVSKPPQAVSTAKPAVNVPANTAAPSTTTTTTAAAAGASNPVASQALPPSVSVTPASAASAPAPAQTPATPATNPTPVSQTATPTALPVAASNTPKPMSTPTPVSTAPHTDSATPTPPTNTPAQKPAEPAKPEPVKPVEHIKASEPSKPSVDATKTPSTPSVNGVPVKSTVKPAAPTPAKAAEAAAESKPQSAPPAAPKPTPPVNKTIEGALHQKKESTLQSAKTAGESNEAKKNHTVPEGVAEVTPKKSRTPRQKRPAPSTPDDANDERRSKRSRHPASVFQSPSVNSLNRVRKNSEIAASPKSPQDKLILFFKNEHVAVRNAEGTFFLCQVVQNVYKNTKKIKIRWLTPTKEEDPKCDTYLPDYYDKTDFDCILTSVSLERQEKKMLKLKKEEFNRINNILQRAVDLEKGVITDKPKVDADHPDGLDLSLYTDENQLQRRKKRSPASKRKKKDDSSGESGVESEEPGDSEEEEEEDDDDDDETESPKQAAQTPSKRQRRGDKTPAKSKAATPAAAVPKTKTPRSVRKPTLKSTPAAPKTTAPNSKAAPPGTPKLNPKKATPKVGSNISSAKAVRKPVSKTPAVDSTPKSTPINATPKSARRSARK; encoded by the exons GTGGAACAACCACAATCAACATAATTCGCAGAATAATTGGTACATGGATCCGCACAAGACAGGTGGGGGCATGAATCAACCTCCGCCCCCAGCTCACAACATGCCTGGGCCGCCTCAACACCCAGCTGCTACTCCTCAGCACCCAACCACTATGGCTCAGAACATGCCACGACCAATGCAGGCTAATTATGGCATGCCACCTCGCCCAGCACACACTGGGTCACCTAGTTCCATGTCTCCCAAGCCTACAGTTAGCCCTACAGGTCACATGGTGCCTAATAAGCCACAGAATCCAACCAGCCTTAACCCTAAACCCATGGTGCCTGGTAATGTCCAGCAAGTACAACCCCCTAAaccacaacagcagcagcagcagcaaatgcATCCTGGCGTACAGATAAAGCCAAACCCTCCACCACCAGGAGCAATGACCAACATGCAACAGATGGCAAAGCCTAACCAAGGCTCAGTACTTCCTGTGGTCAGTTCAGCTGGTCCTAAGATGGCATCACCTGTGATGCAGCAATCCCACCCTCAgatgcagcagcagcaacagcagcaacaacaccaacaacagcatCAACAGGTCCCTAAACCACCTGTATCACAGAATGCAGGAATGCCTCCTAAGCCATTAACAACCCCGCCTGTGTCTGCACCAGGAGCATCTCCCCAGAAACCACCACCTACTCAGTCACTGCCAGCAATGCCCCAGCAGAAACCGGCTCAGCAAAATTTAGCTCAGGCCAAGCCTATATCGACAGCCATACCTTCAGGCGCAACGATAACGCCAGTTGCCCCCAAACAGTCTCATACACCGGCAGTATCAACCCCTCCCTCACTACAGCCTCTTCCTCCCAGACCTTTCAATCAAACACCAGCAACACAAAAGCCACAGCTTCCACCCCAGGCTAAACCCAATCTGCCTGCAGCTTCCAACTCCCCTGTAACTGTTACTCCCATCACCAACACACCGGCATCAGTTACGCCAATCACTAACATACCAGCTACTGTAACTCCGGTTTCAAAGCCACCGCAAGCTGTTTCCACAGCCAAACCTGCTGTGAATGTGCCAGCGAACACAGCAGCAccgtctacaacaacaacaacaactgctgctgctgctggggcTTCAAATCCTGTTGCAAGTCAGGCATTGCCACCGAGTGTTTCGGTCACTCCAGCATCGGCAGCATCCGCACCTGCCCCAGCCCAGACACCGGCAACTCCAGCTACAAACCCCACTCCTGTTTCCCAAACAGCAACCCCAACTGCACTTCCTGTGGCTGCTTCAAACACACCCAAACCCATGTCCACTCCTACTCCTGTGTCAACAGCACCTCACACTGACAGTGCCACACCTACCCCACCTACAAACACTCCTGCACAGAAACCTGCTGAACCAGCGAAACCTGAACCTGTTAAGCCAGTAGAGCACATAAAGGCCTCAGAACCTAGTAAACCATCAGTGGATGCGACAAAGACTCCATCGACTCCTAGTGTGAATGGAGTGCCTGTCAAGTCTACTGTGAAACCAGCTGCTCCCACTCCAGCAAAGGCTGCAGAAGCAGCAGCTGAGAGCAAACCACAGTCTGCTCCCCCAGCAGCCCCTAAGCCAACCCCTCCTGTCAATAAGACTATAGAAGGAGCTCTGCATCAGAAGAAGGAATCCACCTTACAGAGTGCCAAGACTGCTGGAGAGTCTAACGAAGCTAAAAAAAATCATACTGTACCTGAAGGTGTGGCCGAAGTGACTCCAAAGAAGTCTCGGACACCCAGA CAGAAACGTCCTGCTCCTTCTACCCCTGATGACGCAAATGACGAACGCCGTAGTAAACGCTCGCGTCATCCTGCTAGCGTGTTTCAGTCTCCTTCTGTGAATTCCCTCAATAGGGTTCGTAAAAATAGTGAGATTGCGGCATCACCTAAATCTCCTCAGGACAAGCTTATCCTCTTTTTCAA AAATGAGCATGTGGCCGTCAGAAATGCGGAGGGAACTTTCTTCTTGTGTCAGGTGGTGCAAAATGTATACAAGAATACCAAGAAAATAAAAATCAGGTGGCTGACTCCCACTAAAGAGGAAGACCCAAAGTGTGATACATACTTGCCAGATTATTATGATAAAACAG ATTTTGATTGTATCCTTACGTCCGTAAGTTTAGAGCGCCAGGAGAAGAAGATGTTGAAGTTGAAAAAGGAAGAATTCAACAGAATTAACAACATTCTCCAGCGAGCAGTTGATCTTGAAAAGGGTGTAATAACTGACAAGCCAAAAGTTGATGCTGACCACCCTGATGGCT TGGACTTGAGCTTATATACAGATGAAAATCAACTACAAAGAAGGAAGAAAAGGTCTCCAGCGTCGAAGCGCAAGAAGAAAGATGATTCGTCTGGAGAAAGTGGTGTAGAATCTGAAGAACCTGGTGacagtgaggaggaggaggaggaggatgatgatgatgatgatg AGACTGAAAGTCCAAAACAAGCAGCTCAAACCCCATCCAAGCGCCAACGAAGGGGTGACAAGACTCCCGCTAAATCTAAGGCCGCTACGCCGGCAGCCGCAGTACCTAAGACAAAAA
- the LOC137623224 gene encoding uncharacterized protein isoform X3, which yields MDPHKTGGGMNQPPPPAHNMPGPPQHPAATPQHPTTMAQNMPRPMQANYGMPPRPAHTGSPSSMSPKPTVSPTGHMVPNKPQNPTSLNPKPMVPGNVQQVQPPKPQQQQQQQMHPGVQIKPNPPPPGAMTNMQQMAKPNQGSVLPVVSSAGPKMASPVMQQSHPQMQQQQQQQQHQQQHQQVPKPPVSQNAGMPPKPLTTPPVSAPGASPQKPPPTQSLPAMPQQKPAQQNLAQAKPISTAIPSGATITPVAPKQSHTPAVSTPPSLQPLPPRPFNQTPATQKPQLPPQAKPNLPAASNSPVTVTPITNTPASVTPITNIPATVTPVSKPPQAVSTAKPAVNVPANTAAPSTTTTTTAAAAGASNPVASQALPPSVSVTPASAASAPAPAQTPATPATNPTPVSQTATPTALPVAASNTPKPMSTPTPVSTAPHTDSATPTPPTNTPAQKPAEPAKPEPVKPVEHIKASEPSKPSVDATKTPSTPSVNGVPVKSTVKPAAPTPAKAAEAAAESKPQSAPPAAPKPTPPVNKTIEGALHQKKESTLQSAKTAGESNEAKKNHTVPEGVAEVTPKKSRTPRQKRPAPSTPDDANDERRSKRSRHPASVFQSPSVNSLNRVRKNSEIAASPKSPQDKLILFFKNEHVAVRNAEGTFFLCQVVQNVYKNTKKIKIRWLTPTKEEDPKCDTYLPDYYDKTDFDCILTSVSLERQEKKMLKLKKEEFNRINNILQRAVDLEKGVITDKPKVDADHPDGLDLSLYTDENQLQRRKKRSPASKRKKKDDSSGESGVESEEPGDSEEEEEEDDDDDDETESPKQAAQTPSKRQRRGDKTPAKSKAATPAAAVPKTKTPRSVRKPTLKSTPAAPKTTAPNSKAAPPGTPKLNPKKATPKVGSNISSAKAVRKPVSKTPAVDSTPKSTPINATPKSARRSARK from the exons ATGGATCCGCACAAGACAGGTGGGGGCATGAATCAACCTCCGCCCCCAGCTCACAACATGCCTGGGCCGCCTCAACACCCAGCTGCTACTCCTCAGCACCCAACCACTATGGCTCAGAACATGCCACGACCAATGCAGGCTAATTATGGCATGCCACCTCGCCCAGCACACACTGGGTCACCTAGTTCCATGTCTCCCAAGCCTACAGTTAGCCCTACAGGTCACATGGTGCCTAATAAGCCACAGAATCCAACCAGCCTTAACCCTAAACCCATGGTGCCTGGTAATGTCCAGCAAGTACAACCCCCTAAaccacaacagcagcagcagcagcaaatgcATCCTGGCGTACAGATAAAGCCAAACCCTCCACCACCAGGAGCAATGACCAACATGCAACAGATGGCAAAGCCTAACCAAGGCTCAGTACTTCCTGTGGTCAGTTCAGCTGGTCCTAAGATGGCATCACCTGTGATGCAGCAATCCCACCCTCAgatgcagcagcagcaacagcagcaacaacaccaacaacagcatCAACAGGTCCCTAAACCACCTGTATCACAGAATGCAGGAATGCCTCCTAAGCCATTAACAACCCCGCCTGTGTCTGCACCAGGAGCATCTCCCCAGAAACCACCACCTACTCAGTCACTGCCAGCAATGCCCCAGCAGAAACCGGCTCAGCAAAATTTAGCTCAGGCCAAGCCTATATCGACAGCCATACCTTCAGGCGCAACGATAACGCCAGTTGCCCCCAAACAGTCTCATACACCGGCAGTATCAACCCCTCCCTCACTACAGCCTCTTCCTCCCAGACCTTTCAATCAAACACCAGCAACACAAAAGCCACAGCTTCCACCCCAGGCTAAACCCAATCTGCCTGCAGCTTCCAACTCCCCTGTAACTGTTACTCCCATCACCAACACACCGGCATCAGTTACGCCAATCACTAACATACCAGCTACTGTAACTCCGGTTTCAAAGCCACCGCAAGCTGTTTCCACAGCCAAACCTGCTGTGAATGTGCCAGCGAACACAGCAGCAccgtctacaacaacaacaacaactgctgctgctgctggggcTTCAAATCCTGTTGCAAGTCAGGCATTGCCACCGAGTGTTTCGGTCACTCCAGCATCGGCAGCATCCGCACCTGCCCCAGCCCAGACACCGGCAACTCCAGCTACAAACCCCACTCCTGTTTCCCAAACAGCAACCCCAACTGCACTTCCTGTGGCTGCTTCAAACACACCCAAACCCATGTCCACTCCTACTCCTGTGTCAACAGCACCTCACACTGACAGTGCCACACCTACCCCACCTACAAACACTCCTGCACAGAAACCTGCTGAACCAGCGAAACCTGAACCTGTTAAGCCAGTAGAGCACATAAAGGCCTCAGAACCTAGTAAACCATCAGTGGATGCGACAAAGACTCCATCGACTCCTAGTGTGAATGGAGTGCCTGTCAAGTCTACTGTGAAACCAGCTGCTCCCACTCCAGCAAAGGCTGCAGAAGCAGCAGCTGAGAGCAAACCACAGTCTGCTCCCCCAGCAGCCCCTAAGCCAACCCCTCCTGTCAATAAGACTATAGAAGGAGCTCTGCATCAGAAGAAGGAATCCACCTTACAGAGTGCCAAGACTGCTGGAGAGTCTAACGAAGCTAAAAAAAATCATACTGTACCTGAAGGTGTGGCCGAAGTGACTCCAAAGAAGTCTCGGACACCCAGA CAGAAACGTCCTGCTCCTTCTACCCCTGATGACGCAAATGACGAACGCCGTAGTAAACGCTCGCGTCATCCTGCTAGCGTGTTTCAGTCTCCTTCTGTGAATTCCCTCAATAGGGTTCGTAAAAATAGTGAGATTGCGGCATCACCTAAATCTCCTCAGGACAAGCTTATCCTCTTTTTCAA AAATGAGCATGTGGCCGTCAGAAATGCGGAGGGAACTTTCTTCTTGTGTCAGGTGGTGCAAAATGTATACAAGAATACCAAGAAAATAAAAATCAGGTGGCTGACTCCCACTAAAGAGGAAGACCCAAAGTGTGATACATACTTGCCAGATTATTATGATAAAACAG ATTTTGATTGTATCCTTACGTCCGTAAGTTTAGAGCGCCAGGAGAAGAAGATGTTGAAGTTGAAAAAGGAAGAATTCAACAGAATTAACAACATTCTCCAGCGAGCAGTTGATCTTGAAAAGGGTGTAATAACTGACAAGCCAAAAGTTGATGCTGACCACCCTGATGGCT TGGACTTGAGCTTATATACAGATGAAAATCAACTACAAAGAAGGAAGAAAAGGTCTCCAGCGTCGAAGCGCAAGAAGAAAGATGATTCGTCTGGAGAAAGTGGTGTAGAATCTGAAGAACCTGGTGacagtgaggaggaggaggaggaggatgatgatgatgatgatg AGACTGAAAGTCCAAAACAAGCAGCTCAAACCCCATCCAAGCGCCAACGAAGGGGTGACAAGACTCCCGCTAAATCTAAGGCCGCTACGCCGGCAGCCGCAGTACCTAAGACAAAAA
- the LOC137623224 gene encoding calphotin-like isoform X2, producing the protein MDPMYYHWWNNHNQHNSQNNWYMDPHKTGGGMNQPPPPAHNMPGPPQHPAATPQHPTTMAQNMPRPMQANYGMPPRPAHTGSPSSMSPKPTVSPTGHMVPNKPQNPTSLNPKPMVPGNVQQVQPPKPQQQQQQQMHPGVQIKPNPPPPGAMTNMQQMAKPNQGSVLPVVSSAGPKMASPVMQQSHPQMQQQQQQQQHQQQHQQVPKPPVSQNAGMPPKPLTTPPVSAPGASPQKPPPTQSLPAMPQQKPAQQNLAQAKPISTAIPSGATITPVAPKQSHTPAVSTPPSLQPLPPRPFNQTPATQKPQLPPQAKPNLPAASNSPVTVTPITNTPASVTPITNIPATVTPVSKPPQAVSTAKPAVNVPANTAAPSTTTTTTAAAAGASNPVASQALPPSVSVTPASAASAPAPAQTPATPATNPTPVSQTATPTALPVAASNTPKPMSTPTPVSTAPHTDSATPTPPTNTPAQKPAEPAKPEPVKPVEHIKASEPSKPSVDATKTPSTPSVNGVPVKSTVKPAAPTPAKAAEAAAESKPQSAPPAAPKPTPPVNKTIEGALHQKKESTLQSAKTAGESNEAKKNHTVPEGVAEVTPKKSRTPRKRPAPSTPDDANDERRSKRSRHPASVFQSPSVNSLNRVRKNSEIAASPKSPQDKLILFFKNEHVAVRNAEGTFFLCQVVQNVYKNTKKIKIRWLTPTKEEDPKCDTYLPDYYDKTDFDCILTSVSLERQEKKMLKLKKEEFNRINNILQRAVDLEKGVITDKPKVDADHPDGLDLSLYTDENQLQRRKKRSPASKRKKKDDSSGESGVESEEPGDSEEEEEEDDDDDDETESPKQAAQTPSKRQRRGDKTPAKSKAATPAAAVPKTKTPRSVRKPTLKSTPAAPKTTAPNSKAAPPGTPKLNPKKATPKVGSNISSAKAVRKPVSKTPAVDSTPKSTPINATPKSARRSARK; encoded by the exons GTGGAACAACCACAATCAACATAATTCGCAGAATAATTGGTACATGGATCCGCACAAGACAGGTGGGGGCATGAATCAACCTCCGCCCCCAGCTCACAACATGCCTGGGCCGCCTCAACACCCAGCTGCTACTCCTCAGCACCCAACCACTATGGCTCAGAACATGCCACGACCAATGCAGGCTAATTATGGCATGCCACCTCGCCCAGCACACACTGGGTCACCTAGTTCCATGTCTCCCAAGCCTACAGTTAGCCCTACAGGTCACATGGTGCCTAATAAGCCACAGAATCCAACCAGCCTTAACCCTAAACCCATGGTGCCTGGTAATGTCCAGCAAGTACAACCCCCTAAaccacaacagcagcagcagcagcaaatgcATCCTGGCGTACAGATAAAGCCAAACCCTCCACCACCAGGAGCAATGACCAACATGCAACAGATGGCAAAGCCTAACCAAGGCTCAGTACTTCCTGTGGTCAGTTCAGCTGGTCCTAAGATGGCATCACCTGTGATGCAGCAATCCCACCCTCAgatgcagcagcagcaacagcagcaacaacaccaacaacagcatCAACAGGTCCCTAAACCACCTGTATCACAGAATGCAGGAATGCCTCCTAAGCCATTAACAACCCCGCCTGTGTCTGCACCAGGAGCATCTCCCCAGAAACCACCACCTACTCAGTCACTGCCAGCAATGCCCCAGCAGAAACCGGCTCAGCAAAATTTAGCTCAGGCCAAGCCTATATCGACAGCCATACCTTCAGGCGCAACGATAACGCCAGTTGCCCCCAAACAGTCTCATACACCGGCAGTATCAACCCCTCCCTCACTACAGCCTCTTCCTCCCAGACCTTTCAATCAAACACCAGCAACACAAAAGCCACAGCTTCCACCCCAGGCTAAACCCAATCTGCCTGCAGCTTCCAACTCCCCTGTAACTGTTACTCCCATCACCAACACACCGGCATCAGTTACGCCAATCACTAACATACCAGCTACTGTAACTCCGGTTTCAAAGCCACCGCAAGCTGTTTCCACAGCCAAACCTGCTGTGAATGTGCCAGCGAACACAGCAGCAccgtctacaacaacaacaacaactgctgctgctgctggggcTTCAAATCCTGTTGCAAGTCAGGCATTGCCACCGAGTGTTTCGGTCACTCCAGCATCGGCAGCATCCGCACCTGCCCCAGCCCAGACACCGGCAACTCCAGCTACAAACCCCACTCCTGTTTCCCAAACAGCAACCCCAACTGCACTTCCTGTGGCTGCTTCAAACACACCCAAACCCATGTCCACTCCTACTCCTGTGTCAACAGCACCTCACACTGACAGTGCCACACCTACCCCACCTACAAACACTCCTGCACAGAAACCTGCTGAACCAGCGAAACCTGAACCTGTTAAGCCAGTAGAGCACATAAAGGCCTCAGAACCTAGTAAACCATCAGTGGATGCGACAAAGACTCCATCGACTCCTAGTGTGAATGGAGTGCCTGTCAAGTCTACTGTGAAACCAGCTGCTCCCACTCCAGCAAAGGCTGCAGAAGCAGCAGCTGAGAGCAAACCACAGTCTGCTCCCCCAGCAGCCCCTAAGCCAACCCCTCCTGTCAATAAGACTATAGAAGGAGCTCTGCATCAGAAGAAGGAATCCACCTTACAGAGTGCCAAGACTGCTGGAGAGTCTAACGAAGCTAAAAAAAATCATACTGTACCTGAAGGTGTGGCCGAAGTGACTCCAAAGAAGTCTCGGACACCCAGA AAACGTCCTGCTCCTTCTACCCCTGATGACGCAAATGACGAACGCCGTAGTAAACGCTCGCGTCATCCTGCTAGCGTGTTTCAGTCTCCTTCTGTGAATTCCCTCAATAGGGTTCGTAAAAATAGTGAGATTGCGGCATCACCTAAATCTCCTCAGGACAAGCTTATCCTCTTTTTCAA AAATGAGCATGTGGCCGTCAGAAATGCGGAGGGAACTTTCTTCTTGTGTCAGGTGGTGCAAAATGTATACAAGAATACCAAGAAAATAAAAATCAGGTGGCTGACTCCCACTAAAGAGGAAGACCCAAAGTGTGATACATACTTGCCAGATTATTATGATAAAACAG ATTTTGATTGTATCCTTACGTCCGTAAGTTTAGAGCGCCAGGAGAAGAAGATGTTGAAGTTGAAAAAGGAAGAATTCAACAGAATTAACAACATTCTCCAGCGAGCAGTTGATCTTGAAAAGGGTGTAATAACTGACAAGCCAAAAGTTGATGCTGACCACCCTGATGGCT TGGACTTGAGCTTATATACAGATGAAAATCAACTACAAAGAAGGAAGAAAAGGTCTCCAGCGTCGAAGCGCAAGAAGAAAGATGATTCGTCTGGAGAAAGTGGTGTAGAATCTGAAGAACCTGGTGacagtgaggaggaggaggaggaggatgatgatgatgatgatg AGACTGAAAGTCCAAAACAAGCAGCTCAAACCCCATCCAAGCGCCAACGAAGGGGTGACAAGACTCCCGCTAAATCTAAGGCCGCTACGCCGGCAGCCGCAGTACCTAAGACAAAAA